The DNA window CCGGCAGCACCTCGAACCAGTCGCGCGCGACGCGGATCGACATACCCGTCACTTCACCGATATGCAGCTTGTTGATCTTCACCGCCAGAGCCTCCGGCTTCAGGCGGAAGCCGTTGCAGGCCGGGCAGGGGGCGGCCGACATGAAGCGCTCGATATCCTCGCGCGCCCAGGCAGAATCGGTTTCCTTCCAGCGGCGCTCGAGGTTGGTGATGATGCCCTCGAAATTCTTGTGCGTCGTATAGGAGCGGGCGCCGTCGGCGTAGTGGAACTCGATCTTGTCGTCGGTGCCGTTGAGGATGACATCCTTGGCCTGGTCGGACAGGTCGTTCCAGCGGGTGCCGAGCTTGAAGCCGTAATGTTTGCCAAGCGCTTCCAGCGTCTGGTTGTAATAGGGTGAGGTCGACTTGGCCCAGGGCGCGATCGCACCGTCGCGTAGCGTCCGCTCCGGTTCGGGCACGATCAGGTCGGGGTCGATCTTCTGCTGGGCGCCGAGACCGTCGCAGGTGGGGCAGGCGCCGAAGGGATTGTTGAAGGAGAAGAGCCTGGGTTCGATTTCCGGGATCGTGAAGCCCGAGACTGGGCAGGCGAATTTTTCCGAAAACAGCACGCGCTCATGCGTCTCGTTCAGCGACTTGTTGGCCGAACCGCCGGCCGAGGTCTCTTCTGGCGGCAGCGGCTTGTCGGCGAATTCGGCGATCGCCAGGCCATCGGCGAGCTTCAGGCAGGTTTCCAGGCTGTCGGCCAGTCGTGCCGACACATCCGGGCGCACGACGATGCGGTCGACCACCACGTCGATGTCATGCTTGTATTTCTTGTCGAGAACAGGCGCCTCGGCGATCTCGTAGAACTGGCCGTCGACCTTGACGCGCTGGAAGCCCTTCTTCATCAGCTCCGCCAGTTCCTTCTTGTATTCGCCCTTGCGCCCGCGCACGAGCGGCGCAAGAATATAAAGACGGGTGCCTTCGCCGAAAGCGAGGATGCGATCGACCATCTGGCTGACGGTCTGGCTCTCGATCGGCAGGCCTGTCGCCGGAGAATAGGGAACGCCGACGCGGGCAAAGAGCAGGCGCATATAGTCGTAGATCTCGGTGACGGTGCCGACCGTCGAGCGCGGGTTGCGCGAGGTTGTCTTCTGCTCGATCGAAATGGCAGGCGACAGCCCGTCGATCTGGTCGACGTCGGGCTTCTGCATCATTTCGAGGAATTGCCGGGCATAGGCCGACAGGCTCTCGACATAGCGCCGCTGGCCCTCGGCATAGATGGTGTCGAAGGCAAGCGAAGATTTGCCGGAACCTGAAAGCCCGGTCATGACGATCAACTTGTTGCGCGGCAGATCGAGATCGATGCTCTTCAGATTGTGCTCGCGCGCGCCGCGGATGGAGATCGTCTTCAGTTCGCTCATCGTCTCTGCTTTGGTTTTCTGGATAACAGCCCTTATTTAGTGATGCCGACGGGCGAGTCGAGGCTGAATATCCTGGGTGGCTCAAGGTTTTCGATTCTGTTGACAGGATCATACGGATAAACTAGAACAAATAAAGAACAAAATTCCTGATGGATGCATGCGGCTTTCTGATGGATAAACATGTGGATTAAATGCCGCCCATGCGCATCGGCGGTCCGTGATGGTTTAAGGTGCGCCGATCGATTGAAACGCCGCCGGGCAGGGCGGCAGGCAGGGTGAGAAGCATGGCTGGTAGCGTGAACAAGGTAATTCTGGTTGGAAACGTGGGTGCAGACCCCGAAATCCGCCGCACTCAGGATGGCCGGCCGATCGCCAATCTCCGCATCGCGACTTCGGAGACCTGGCGTGACCGCAATTCCGGCGAACGCCGCGAAAAGACCGAGTGGCACACCGTCGTCGTCTTCAACGAAGGCCTCTGCAAGGTTGTCGAGCAATATGTGAAGAAGGGCGCCAAGCTCTATATCGAAGGTCAGCTGCAGACCCGTAAATGGCAGGACCAGCAGGGCCAGGACCGCTACTCGACGGAAGTGGTGCTGCAGGGCTTCAATTCGACGCTGACGATGCTCGACGGCCGCGGCGATGGCGGCGGCGCGAGCTCCGGCTTCGGCGGCGGCCGCGGCAGCAGCAATAACGATTACGGCGACGACTACGGCGCCCCGTCACTGTCCTCAGCGCCGAGCCGCGGCGGTGGCGGCGGCAACTTCTCGCGCGATCTCGACGACGATATTCCGTTTTGATCGGCCGCCTTGGCTTTATGAGAGCATCTGAGAGCATGATGTCCACGCGGCGTCATGCTCTTTTTCTTTGATGGCAAGGCAGATGAACTAATCGGATCGCCCGGTTCATCTGCCGCCGTTTTCATCGAGGCGTCGCGCTGATGAGATTGAGCGCCGCTTTCGCGCCATCGACGACGAACTGCACTGCAAGGGCTGCAAGGATGACGCCGAGCAGGCGGGTCAGGATCGCCCGGCCGGTGACGCCGAGGAAACGGTCGAGCCTCTCAGCGATCAGCAACATCATGAAGGTCAGCAGCAGAATGGCGGCGATGACGCCGATCAGTTGGGCTTTTTCGACCGAGGTTTCCAGCGTACCGGAAAGCAGGATGGTTGCAGAGATCGCGCCGGGGCCGGCGATCAGCGGCAGGGCGAGGGGAAAGACGGCGATATTTTCGATATGGTCCCTGGTGATCGCCACCTCGGTCGTCTTTTCCTTACGGTCCTGCCGCTTCTCGAACACCATCTCGAAGGCGATCCAGAAGAGCAAGAGCCCGCCGGCTAGGCGGAAGGCGCCGATCGAGATCCCGAGCACGCCGAGCACGCCCGCACCGAACAGGGCGAAGACGGCAAGGATGATGAAGGCGATGGTCGAGCCGCGCAGCGCCACCTGCCGGCGCTCGGCGCGGCTCATGCCGATCGTCAGCCCGAGGAAGAGCGGTGCGAGCCCCGGCGGGTCGATGGTGACGATGAGCGTCGTGAAGGCGTTGATCAACTGGTCGGCGCTTGCCATCGTCTCTCCGAAACATCATATGAATGCGTGGTTTTCACGATTGTGAAGCGCCGGTTCCGATTCGGCAAATATCCCGCGACGGCGAGCGGCGGATTTGCCCGGTCCGGCCGCGAAACCTGCACGCTTTACCCTCTTTAAGCCGCAAAAGCCTGTTCAAAAAGGCACTCAGAAAATGGCGCGGGAACAGGCTTTCCGCTATAAATTCTTCAAGTGATTCTAGAAGAGATCGTGATCTGTTTTGACTGAGCAAACACCCCCCGGCGGCGGGAAGCTCCCGCCAGGCATCGAGCCCATCTCCATCATGGAGGAAATGCAGCGGTCGTATCTCGATTACGCCATGAGCGTCATCGTCAGCCGCGCGCTGCCCGACGTGCGCGACGGCCTGAAGCCCGTGCACCGGCGCATTCTCTACGGCATGTCCGAGCTCGGCATTGACTGGAACAAGAAATACGTCAAATGCGCCCGCGTCACCGGCGACGTGATGGGTAAATACCATCCGCATGGCAATGCCGCGATTTATGATGCGCTCGCCCGCATGGCGCAGCCCTGGTCGCTTCGCCTGCCGCTGATTGACGGTCAGGGCAATTTCGGCTCGGTTGACGGCGATCCGCCGGCGGCCGAACGATACACCGAGTGCCGCTTGGAGAAGGCGGCCCATTCGCTGCTCGACGATCTCGACAAGGAAACCGTCGACTTCCGCGACAACTATGACGGCACGCTGTCCGAGCCGGTCGTGGTTCCCGCCAAATTCCCGAACCTGCTCGTCAACGGCGCTGGCGGCATTGCTGTCGGCATGGCCACCAACATTCCGCCGCACAACCTCTCCGAAGTCATCGACGGCTGTATCGCGCTGATCAACGATCCGGCGATCGAGCTGCCGGAACTGATGCAGATCATTCCCGGCCCCGATTTTCCGACGGGCGCCAAAATCCTCGGTCGCGCCGGCATCCGCTCGGCCTACGAGACCGGCCGCGGTTCCGTCATCATGCGTGGCGTTGCCACGATCGAGCCGATGCGCGGCGACCGCGAGCAGATCATCATCACCGAAATTCCCTACCAGGTGAACAAGGCGACGATGATCGAGAAGATGGCTGAACTGGTGCGCGAAAAGCGCGTCGAGGGCATCTCCGATCTGCGCGACGAATCC is part of the Rhizobium bangladeshense genome and encodes:
- a CDS encoding single-stranded DNA-binding protein, with protein sequence MAGSVNKVILVGNVGADPEIRRTQDGRPIANLRIATSETWRDRNSGERREKTEWHTVVVFNEGLCKVVEQYVKKGAKLYIEGQLQTRKWQDQQGQDRYSTEVVLQGFNSTLTMLDGRGDGGGASSGFGGGRGSSNNDYGDDYGAPSLSSAPSRGGGGGNFSRDLDDDIPF
- a CDS encoding MarC family protein, encoding MASADQLINAFTTLIVTIDPPGLAPLFLGLTIGMSRAERRQVALRGSTIAFIILAVFALFGAGVLGVLGISIGAFRLAGGLLLFWIAFEMVFEKRQDRKEKTTEVAITRDHIENIAVFPLALPLIAGPGAISATILLSGTLETSVEKAQLIGVIAAILLLTFMMLLIAERLDRFLGVTGRAILTRLLGVILAALAVQFVVDGAKAALNLISATPR